In Herpetosiphon gulosus, the genomic stretch GGTCGCCGTGTTGGCAGTTGACCCAACTTCACCATTTAGCGGTGGCGCAATTTTAGGCGATCGGATTCGCATGCAAGCCTTGGGCGGCGATAGCGGCTGTTACATTCGTTCGATGGCGAGTCGTGGCAGCCTTGGTGGTTTATCACGGGCTACTGGCGATGCCGTCAAAGTGCTCGATGCAGCAGGTTTTGACATCGTGATTGTTGAAACTGTGGGAGCTGGTCAGGCCGAGGTTGAAATTGCCCGCGAAGCCCATACCGTGGTGGTCGTCGAAGTACCGGGCATGGGCGATGATATTCAGGCAATCAAGGCGGGCATTTTGGAAATTGCCGATGTGTTTGTGGTCAATAAAGCTGATCGCGAGGGCGTTGAGCGCACGGTTCGCCAATTGCAGATGATGTTGCATCTTGGCAGCGGCGAACATCGCGATGGCTGGGAGCCGCCGATTGTCCAGACCGTTTCCAACACTGGTAAGAATATCGCCGAAGCTGCTGCTGCGGTCGAACGCCATCTCGAACATCTTAAAAGCAACAATTTGCTCGAATTGCGCGAACGCGAGCGGATTGAGCGCGAGTGGAAAGTGATTATGCGTGAAACGTTGCTGCGCCAATTGCTGCAACGACTTGAGCCTCACGTCCATGAACAACTGCTCAAACAGATGAGCGAACGCCAACTCGACCCGTATGCTGCCGCCAACCAAGCGATTGAAAGCGTTTTGGAATTCCCGCAACCGCCAGCTCCCTCTCCCGCCTAACAGTCGAGGCGAGCTGTGCTCAGAATGGCATCGATCTGGCGAATAATGGCTGGAATCCTCGGCATCCGACCTCGGTTTTGGTTGAGGTTTGGTTTGCGCACCACCCAACCAACCCGAGGTCGTTATGCCTACTTGTCTACACGCACTGTGAGCGAGGGCTGAGCAAAGATTTAGCGCTCAGCAACCTCAACCCAAGTGCGATTGCGGTCGCCAGTGTAAATCGATTGTGGACGAATGATCCGGCCAACAGTGCGTTGCTCGAAGGCGTGGGCAATCCAGCCGACGGCGCGGCTGATCGTGAAGGTTGGGGTGAAGAGGTCGGTTTCAAAGTCGATGCCATGCAACAGCAAGGCGGTATAGAACTCGACGTTAGTTTGCAATTTGCGACCTGGCTTGTGTTCTTCAAGCAGTCGAATCGCGGTTTGCTCAACGTGGCGCACAAGTTCATACAACTCACGATTGCCATCGTTGGCAAAGAGTTGATCGGCTGCGCCTGCCAAAACCTCGGCCCGTGGATCGCGCACTTTGTAGACGCGATGACCAAAACCCATCAAGCGCTCACCGCGTGCCAACTTGGCGCGGAGCACTTCCTCAGCACGATCAGCTGTGCCAATTTCAAACACCATATCTAAGGCTGGGCCAGGTGCGCCGCCATGCAACGGCCCTTTGAGCGCCCCAATTGCTCCAGTCACCGCTGAAACCAAATCCGATTCAGTCGAGATGATCACGCGAGTGGTGAAGGTCGAAGCATTCAGACCATGGTCAACCACGGTGTTGAGATAGGTTTCGAGTGCCCGTACTTGCTCGGCGCTTGGCTCTTTACCAGTCAACATCCACAAATAATTGGCAGCATGGCTTAAATCGCTACGTGGCTCAATAAATTCAGCTTGGTTGCGTGCTCGCCAGTAGGCCGCCACAATCGTCGGCAAGGCGGCCACGATTCGTTGGGCCGTAGCTTTTTCATCGGCCAATGGGGTTAATGTGGCGGTGGCAGCCCGCAGCGCATCCATCGGATCTGCCTGTTCGCGGCCAAGTTGTTGGGCAACTTCTAATGTAAGGGCTGATAATTGGCGCTGGCTAACTAGGCTTTGGTGTAATTCAGTTAGTTCGCTTTGGCTTGGTAAATGGTCATTCCACAAGAGAAAAATCGTTTCCTCGAAGGTAGCAAACGGGGCCAACCGCTCCAAGGGAAAGCCGGCAATAATTAATTCCCCAGCTTGGCCATCGACACTGCTGAGCCGCGTTGCCGCCGCAACGATCCCTTCCAAACCTACATGAACTTGGGTTTCAGTCGCCATTGACAATCGATCCTTTCCAGCGTGTTAGGCCTTGAGCGGCAATTTTGCCGCTTGAAATTCCTGCTGCTATCGACTATAAATAGATTTATCAATGTTGTCAATGTTGATTGATGAATCAATATTGGAATGGAGCAACGCAATGACGCGCTATTTGAGTGCTCGCGAAGTGGCCGAGCATTTGGGAATTAGTGTGCCAACCGTGTATGCCTATGTGAGCCGCGGGTTGTTGCACTCGGAGCCAGCCGGAGCGCATGCTCATCGCTATTTGTTCGATCAAGTTGAGCAATTGAAATTACGCCGCGAAGGTCGGCGCAATCCGGCCAGCGTGGCGGCTGGGGCATTGCATTGGGGCACGCCAGTGCTCGATTCAGCGATCACGCTGATCGATAATCAGCAGGTCTATTATCGTGGGTTTGATGTGCGCGAATTGGCCAGTAGTGCTAGCATCGAAGAGGTTGCCAACCTGATTTGGGTTGGTGATCGTCAGCAAAGCCAGCAATTATGGGCCGATTTGCCAGCGCTAAACATTCCACAGTTGCCTGATCTGCCGTTGCTTGAGCAATTTGTCGTGGCTTTAGCAATCGTTGGCAGCAACGATCATGCCGCTTTCGATCAACGCCCGCAAGGTTTGCAACGCACGGCGGTGCGGGTGGTGCAATTGCTGATCAGCGTGGCCGCCAAGCAACCTTTGCAAGGACCAATCGTGGCCCAGCTCGCCGAGGCTTGGCAGATTCCGCTACATTTACAGCCTTTGCTCAATGCTGCGCTGATTGTCAGTGCTGATCATGAACTCAACGTTTCATCGTTCACTGCTCGCTGCGTGGCTTCGGCGGGCACAACCTTGTATGCTGTGGTTAGTGCAGGCTTGGCGGCGCTGGGCGGGGTGCATCATGGCAAGCAAAGCGAATTAAGCGAGCTACTGTTGGATGAGCTATTACGTAGCCCCGATATTTATACGGCGTTGGCCCAAAAGTTGCGCTTAGGCCAGCCGATTCCTGGCTTTGGCCACCCAATGTATCCCAACGGCGACCCACGCGGCAAGGTGTTGCTCGATCTGATTCGTCAATTAGCGCCGCAATTTAGCAACGATATTGATCGCATTATCCAAGCCGTTTATGAATTATTGGGCGATCATCCGACGATCGATTTTGGCTTGGCGTGGGTCGGGCGGGTGCTGAATTTGCCCTTGGGCAGCGCAATGAGCCTATTTGCCCTAGGCCGCAGCGTCGGCTGGATTGGCCATGCCTTGGAGCAATATAGCGATGCACGGTTGATTCGGCCCCGTGCTCGCTACACGGGCGAACGGCCAAATATAATCAAGATTTAACCTGTGCTGCAACGCGTTATTTAGCCGATTCTAATGGGCTAAATTGCGCTTTTAAGCACTACTTGACAAAATATCTAAATCGCACTATTATTCGCGACATTATGAAGAAACAAATGCTCACCAACCTTTTTTCGCCAGCATTGCGGCTGCGTCGTCCCCGTACCAACGAGGTTCGGTGGGCTTGCGCCGTTTGTGCTGCATAACAGGCAACGAGCAAGATTACAAACGCCCAAGCGTTTCCCCCCGAACCTCATTTGATGGTTCGGGGGGAATCTTTTTTAGCTCGAAATTATGAATTATGAGGGATAAAGGATGAAACGTTTGAATGATGCACTATCCATGTGTTCATCCCTCATAATTCATCCTTCATCCTTAACCATAGGGAGTTCGCAATGATTCGTGTTGGTATTTTTGGCGTGACGGGATACGCCGGATACGAACTAGCTCGCTGGTTGCAGCGCCACCCAAGCGCCAGCGTGGTTTGGGCTGTTTCCGAATCGTCGGCGGGCAAGCGCTTGGCGCAGGTTGTGCCTGGGCCACTTGATATGCCTTTGTTGGCTGCGAATCAGGTTGATTGGCAGGCAGTTGATCTAATTTTCACGGGGTTGCCGCATGGTGTCGCTGCCCAAACGGTGGCAGAGGCTCGCAAGCATGGTGTCAAAGCCATCGACCTCTCCGCCGACCTGCGACTGGACAACCCCGCCGCTTACACCCGCTGGTACGACCACACGCATCCCCACCCTGAACTTTTGAATGCTCCCTATGGCTTGCCTGAACTGAATCGCGCTGCATTGGTCGATGTGCCAGCAATTGCCAACCCAGGTTGCTACCCCACCAGTGTTTTACTTGGTTTAGCACCTTTGCTCGAACAAGGTTGGTGGCAAACTGGTCAAACCATCATCATCAATGCTGCTTCGGGCGTTTCGGGCGCTGGCCGCGCACCCAAACAGCACTTGCATTTTGTCGAGGCTCACGAAAATTATAGCCCCTACAACATTGGCCATACCCACCGTCATGTTGGCGAAATTGAGCAAGAATTGAGCAAGTTGGCAAACGCACCAGTTAACACGATTTTTGCACCACACCTCTTGCCGACCCAACGCGGTATTTTAAGCACAATCTATGTGCCAATTCAGCCAGAGCTAGATTTGGTCAGCATTCATGCGCTTTATCGCCAACGTTATGCTGCTGAGCCATTTGTTAATGTGCTCGATCAAGGTCAGTTGGCCAGTTTGGCCCATGTTGTGCATACCAACGATTGCGCAATTGGCTTGACGCTCGCTCAGCCTGGCATGTTGATCGTCACAGCGGCGATTGATAATTTGCTCAAGGGTGCTTCGGGTCAAGCAATTCAAAATATGAATATTATGTTTGGTTTGCCTGAAACCACGGGCTTGCGCTAGGAGTGTGCAATGCGGATCTTGAAGCTTGGCGGCAATGAAATAGATGACCCAACCTGGCTGGCCCGTTTGGTCGCGGTGATCCAAACCATGGTCAATGTCAACGATGTACCAATTTTGGTCCATGGCGGTGGCAAGGAAATTGGCCAATTGCAGGTAGCGCTTGGTGGTGAGCCGCAATTTGTGGCTGGCCTGCGCGTCACCGACCAAACCGCGCTCAAAGCGGCCACGATGGTGCTTTGTGGCATGGTCAGCACCCGTTTGGTTGCGGCCTTGAATGTAGTTGGCGTGGAAGCCCTTGGCTTGTCGGGGGTTGATCGCAACTTGGTGTATGCCACCCGCTTGGAGCATGGCGCTGGCGATTTGGGTGCAGTTGGCAAGCCAGCCCGCATTCGCGCCACGGTTTTATTTGAAGCCTTGGCAGCAGATGTTGTGCCTGTGCTAGCTCCCTTGTGTGCTGATGGCGTTGGCGGCACGCTGAATGTCAATGCTGATGTGTTTGCGGGAGCGATTGCTGCTGCTGTTGGAGCCGATGAAGCGGTGTTTATCTCGAATGTACCTGGGGTTTTGATTGATGGTGTGGTTGCGCCACGGCTCAACACCAACGATATTCAGGCATTAATCGCCAATGGCACAATCAGCGGCGGCATGATTCCCAAGGTCGAATCGGCCTTAAGCGGCTTGCAAGCTGGGGTGAAAATTGTGAGGATCACCAACATCGATCAGCTTGATGCTGGCACAATTATCGAGACTGCCTAATGCCAAGTCATTCGGTTTACGACAATATTCGCACCCGAGTGATTGTGCTGCGTGAGCAAGAACTCTTGATTTTGGCCACCGAAGATCAGCC encodes the following:
- the meaB gene encoding methylmalonyl Co-A mutase-associated GTPase MeaB, with the translated sequence MELVAKARAGNRRALARLITLVEAGDAQAQTALAALYPYTGHAHIVGVTGAPGTGKSTLVTQMALHWRSLGRTVAVLAVDPTSPFSGGAILGDRIRMQALGGDSGCYIRSMASRGSLGGLSRATGDAVKVLDAAGFDIVIVETVGAGQAEVEIAREAHTVVVVEVPGMGDDIQAIKAGILEIADVFVVNKADREGVERTVRQLQMMLHLGSGEHRDGWEPPIVQTVSNTGKNIAEAAAAVERHLEHLKSNNLLELRERERIEREWKVIMRETLLRQLLQRLEPHVHEQLLKQMSERQLDPYAAANQAIESVLEFPQPPAPSPA
- a CDS encoding citrate synthase/methylcitrate synthase, producing MATETQVHVGLEGIVAAATRLSSVDGQAGELIIAGFPLERLAPFATFEETIFLLWNDHLPSQSELTELHQSLVSQRQLSALTLEVAQQLGREQADPMDALRAATATLTPLADEKATAQRIVAALPTIVAAYWRARNQAEFIEPRSDLSHAANYLWMLTGKEPSAEQVRALETYLNTVVDHGLNASTFTTRVIISTESDLVSAVTGAIGALKGPLHGGAPGPALDMVFEIGTADRAEEVLRAKLARGERLMGFGHRVYKVRDPRAEVLAGAADQLFANDGNRELYELVRHVEQTAIRLLEEHKPGRKLQTNVEFYTALLLHGIDFETDLFTPTFTISRAVGWIAHAFEQRTVGRIIRPQSIYTGDRNRTWVEVAER
- a CDS encoding citrate synthase family protein; this translates as MTRYLSAREVAEHLGISVPTVYAYVSRGLLHSEPAGAHAHRYLFDQVEQLKLRREGRRNPASVAAGALHWGTPVLDSAITLIDNQQVYYRGFDVRELASSASIEEVANLIWVGDRQQSQQLWADLPALNIPQLPDLPLLEQFVVALAIVGSNDHAAFDQRPQGLQRTAVRVVQLLISVAAKQPLQGPIVAQLAEAWQIPLHLQPLLNAALIVSADHELNVSSFTARCVASAGTTLYAVVSAGLAALGGVHHGKQSELSELLLDELLRSPDIYTALAQKLRLGQPIPGFGHPMYPNGDPRGKVLLDLIRQLAPQFSNDIDRIIQAVYELLGDHPTIDFGLAWVGRVLNLPLGSAMSLFALGRSVGWIGHALEQYSDARLIRPRARYTGERPNIIKI
- the argC gene encoding N-acetyl-gamma-glutamyl-phosphate reductase, with amino-acid sequence MIRVGIFGVTGYAGYELARWLQRHPSASVVWAVSESSAGKRLAQVVPGPLDMPLLAANQVDWQAVDLIFTGLPHGVAAQTVAEARKHGVKAIDLSADLRLDNPAAYTRWYDHTHPHPELLNAPYGLPELNRAALVDVPAIANPGCYPTSVLLGLAPLLEQGWWQTGQTIIINAASGVSGAGRAPKQHLHFVEAHENYSPYNIGHTHRHVGEIEQELSKLANAPVNTIFAPHLLPTQRGILSTIYVPIQPELDLVSIHALYRQRYAAEPFVNVLDQGQLASLAHVVHTNDCAIGLTLAQPGMLIVTAAIDNLLKGASGQAIQNMNIMFGLPETTGLR
- the argB gene encoding acetylglutamate kinase, with product MRILKLGGNEIDDPTWLARLVAVIQTMVNVNDVPILVHGGGKEIGQLQVALGGEPQFVAGLRVTDQTALKAATMVLCGMVSTRLVAALNVVGVEALGLSGVDRNLVYATRLEHGAGDLGAVGKPARIRATVLFEALAADVVPVLAPLCADGVGGTLNVNADVFAGAIAAAVGADEAVFISNVPGVLIDGVVAPRLNTNDIQALIANGTISGGMIPKVESALSGLQAGVKIVRITNIDQLDAGTIIETA